One Fusarium falciforme chromosome 1, complete sequence genomic window carries:
- a CDS encoding Squalene synthase, with protein MGALYYLFHPNQLRSIIQWKVWHDPVHKRDPSTESPELQECFRYLNMTSRSFAAVIQELNHELLVPITLFYLVLRGLDTIEDDMTLPLDKKIPLLREFHNTMEQDGWQFHESQEKDKELLEHFDVVITELKKIKAPYYEIIKEMTIKMGNGMADYAQNTEMIENGVQTVDEYELYCHYVAGLVGEGLTRLFVASELANPKLAERPSLTESMAQFLQKTNIIRDIHEDWEDGRRWYPKEIWSKHVDKWEDLFDPKQRTKAVECVSEMVLDALKHSEECLFYMAGIKDQSVFNFVAIPQGMAIATLELVFRNPNVLERNIKITKGDACQIMFECTQNLVTVCDVFRRYARRIQAKNDPRDPSYLAISTQCAKIEQFIETLFPRQDPKKLALENNQRQNKEPTMDPGEAVVLFGVVIASLLCISGLMIGTAWFFGARFDNIFKEASVFLPGGEKATPLVTGRDEL; from the exons ATGGGTGCCCTCTACTACCTCTTCCACCCGAACCAGCTTCGGTCCATTATCCAATG GAAGGTCTGGCACGATCCTGTCCACAAGCGTGATCCCAGCACCGAGTCCCCCGAGCTGCAAGAATGCTTTCGCTACCTGAACATGACAAGCCGCAGCTTTGCGGCCGTCATCCAGGAGCTTAAccatgagcttcttgtccCCATCACCCTCTTCTACCTTGTTCTCCGTGGTCTGGATACTATTGAGGACGACATGACTCTCCCCCTGGACAAGAAGATTCCTCTTCTGCGCGAGTTCCACAACACCATGGAGCAGGATGGTTGGCAGTTTCATGAGAGTCaagagaaggacaaggagcttcttgagcacTTTGACGTTGTCATCActgagctcaagaagatcaaggctcCTTACTATGAGATTATCAAGGAAATGACCATCAAGATGGGCAATGGCATGGCCGATTATGCCCAAAACACGGAGATGATCGAGAATGGCGTGCAAACAGTCGACGAGTATGAGCTTTACTGCCATTACGTTGCTGGTCTCGTCGGCGAGGGCTTGACCCGCCTGTTTGTCGCCTCGGAGCTCGCCAACCCCAAGCTGGCTGAGCGCCCCTCACTGACCGAGTCAATGGCTCAGTTCCTCCAAAAGACCAACATTATTCGAGATATCCATGAAGACTGGGAGGACGGTCGAAGATGGTATCCTAAGGAGATCTGGAGCAAGCACGTCGACAAGTGGGAGGATCTCTTCGATCCCAAGCAGCGCACAAAGGCCGTCGAGTGTGTCTCCGAGATGGTTCTCGATGCTCTCAAGCATAGCGAGGAGTGCCTGTTCTACATGGCCGGCATCAAGGACCAGAGTGTCTTTAACTTTGTTGCCATTCCCCAGGGCATGGCCATTGCCACACTGGAGCTCGTCTTCAGAAACCCCAACGTTCTCGAGAGGAATATCAAGATCACCAAGGGTGATGCCTGCCAGATCATGTTTGAGTGCACTCAAAACCTCGTCACAGTATGTGATGTCTTCCGGAGATACGCACGGCGAATCCAGGCAAAGAACGACCCCAGAGATCCCAGCTATCTTGCCATCAGTACGCAGTGCGCCAAG ATTGAGCAATTTATCGAAACCCTCTTCCCCCGACAAGATCCCAAGAAGCTCGCCCTGGAGAACAACCAGAGGCAGAACAAGGAGCCCACCATGGACCCTGGTGAGGCCGTTGTCCTCTTTGGTGTCGTCATTGCCAGCTTGCTCTGCATTTCTGGTCTTATG ATTGGCACTGCTTGGTTCTTCGGCGCCAGGTTCGACAACATCTTCAAGGAGGCCAGTGTCTTCCTACCAGGTGGCGAGAAGGCCACACCCCTAGTTACGGGCCGTGACGAATTGTAA